The Sabethes cyaneus chromosome 1, idSabCyanKW18_F2, whole genome shotgun sequence DNA segment AGTTTGCAGTATAAGCATCTATAATCCTACTTTGTAGGTCATTGGCTTCAGCGTCCAGCTCAGATGGTGTGCGTATATTAATATGACAGGAATTCCGAGAGTTTCCCAGATGTTCTCTCCTGAGAACGATAtgcctgtggtctgataaacttggttcgtcAGAGACATGAAGTGCTGCACAGAGTGAGATCTAGGACCTCATCTCTGATAGCATTAACAAAagtttcgaacattttactttgaagaaagttttagCGTGGCTTAACTGTTCGAAAATGATGAACAATGAAAGAAAATGcaatatcaaaataaaaatcataaaacgtgaattatttctaaacatgtcccctcagatttgtctcatttttattaaagatagcctaaaacattttctaaaGCTGTCGAAGAGCTATTGATGTACACTCTTTCAGCTTTTTTTTAATAtgacaaatttttaaaaatatccaagttttactttttttgaaaaactaaaattaaatcaaattctacgcacaatgttgaacaaattatgacatataaacttttttcttaggaccagccgttctgaagttaggcctttacaaatattttatgaagtttttgtcatTCCGACGTGGAACCACTGAAGAGAGATTACTATAAGAATATGACTTAACTACAAAAAGGTGATATATAAATTAGCGCCGCCCgttgaaaaaaaatctgaactattttctaaatcattttgaaaatgaatgtcACCTGAACAACATTTCCAGCGTAAAATACAGCCCACACAAGTATATTACATGTACGCttgcgccacgtagtgagacaattctatacTATTGTCCAAACtatctgcaaggctgctattatttaaacaattttcccgaagaaagtaatatttttggtagctCATATCATGATATACGCATATACGGATATACGCTAGCACCgaccgatgagaaaattctgaactattttctataccatcacTTGGTACACTTGCACCTTTTTCTCTCTAAGCAGTAATTtcttataatcgcttggaatgaaaggggtacaagtgcataTAACTTAGAAGGAAAGAGGCgtaaaagcaaataacattttcaaaaatgtcttctAAATCCCGAAAAACAAAGTGCTTTTCCAAGAcatcaatagaatttaataaagaaatgttaacacaaccatagtgcgtcattagttttgtattatatgacctgacgaattttctagatgatgttaactttggagctgattttctcgaaatttacacTTTTTGTCATTTACATCCTTTATCTTCTGACCCACTCAATTGCTAATCATAGAATTGaatttttttggtcgattaTAGTCACCTTTAACCATTggggggttgggatttgaacccgggtcctcgacgtgagagtggtgaatgctgaccactacgCCGGAACTGACCCCATCAGTAGAATTGAatggaaaacatttttttttttttttttttttttattttaattaatttaaggAGGCCCACCAACACACCCCCACACCAAAGAACTCGCACATAGAGTCCCCTGGTAATGGACTCCTCATTTGGCAATAAAAATCTTAATACGAAAACtaaacgaaaaaacagaaacTAAATATAATGCAACAATTAAAAGGTGTGTGTGATGAGCTATATAAAAAGTAATATCATGAAGTAGTCGTGGGATGTGCCCAGTGGAACTAAGTTCCTTTGAAGGGTATCCCTAGAGTACTACAGGTTGGTGATTCTAATGAATTTGGTTAAGTGTAGCTGTTTCTAGCTGATGCAAAATCATAGCAAAAACTGGCTGATATATGATTTGTAGTGCTGCTTCAAACGGGTTTTAAAAAGTACACggttatttaaaattttcagtcgTTCAGGTAGTTCATTATACACCGATGGACCATAAAACGAGATCCGAACTTGACCCATATTTGTAGAAGCTCTGGACCGAACAAGGTTGCTCGCATACCGGGTGTAatgatcatgatttgttatagaCAAAACGATGTTATGATGAATATTTGGGTTTTTTATTGTGTCGTACATGAACAAACTGGTTTGTAGTTTACATAGTCCGCGTAGAGGAAGAATGCTATGCGCCATATTTGTGTACAGTTGAAGGGAAGAGTATAATCGCGGTAGGTTGTAGATGATTTTGAGGCATCTATTTTGCAATGTTTGCAGTTTTTTCAGCTTGGATTTGCAAGCGTGTCCCCAGGCGAGAATTAGGTATTGCATATGGGAATGAATACAGCCATGATAGAAAGTCAAGAGGGCATCTCTAGGCACAAACTTACTAACACGGTACATTAAGCCGCACAAGGATGAGACTTTCCTTTGGACATGTTCTATATGATCACCCCAGGAAAGCGTGGAGTCCAATACCAAGCCCAAGTATTTAAAATTCGATACCAATTCAACTCCTTCTTGCTCAAACGACGGGTTGCTATGTGTAGGTATTTTTTTCCTTGGTGAGTGGAAaaccatgtatttggtctttgataAGTTTAATGAGAGCAAATTTGCATTAAAGTATCTCATAaggcttcgtgcacaaattacgtaacgctcagaggggagggggggaggtTAAGCTagtgttactttttgttacataggggagagggggggtcttgagaagagttacgtaacaaacttatcaaattggaaaaatacggaattattttttgctgaataaatctGAGCAGCTGAAAACCGTTTGGCTCAACATGCAACATGGGGTGATGCCTAATTGCTGTTTCAGCTGTGTAACTCTGTGGTTTTAGCCTCGATTCTACTTGATCAAATCCATTTTGATCAACATTTTTGTTCTGAACTCAGACTTGGTTGTGTTAATTCATACAGTTTGATCAGATTTCAGAATTGACATTCTAATCACAGTAGTTTTGATAAGAATGTAGAATCGATGCGTTTCTTGAGTTtgcaaaactaaaaacaaatcaaacggattgtgcgattttcattcaatgataggggggggggaggtttagttaacgttacgtaatttaaagggggggctatgccaagcgttacttattgttacataggggagggagggggtcaaaaactataatttttgcgttacgtaattagtgtaccACGCCTAAGTACCTGCAAGTCACTGTTTATTGATGACACAATAGATGTAACATCGTGGTTTGGATAGAATAAAGCAGTATCATCAGCAAACAATTTAGGAGTTCCATTAAGCGGTATGTTTCCTATATCATTAATGTATATAAGAAATAAAAGTGGCCCAATAttactaccttgtggaactccaatgTTTATAGATCTTGAAGAACTCTTGGCATCTTTGAATGTCACAAATTGCTGCCTTCCACTCAAATAGCTCCGAATAACATCGTTCGCTAATCCCCGTATTCCATAACTTTCCAGTTTTTGCAAGAGAATGTCGTGGTTTAATGTATCGAAAGCCTTCtttaaatcaataaaaagaCCTCCGACGATACATTTGTTGTCTATTTTGTTTATTAAGAAGTCAACAAGCTCAACGATCGCCGTAGAGGTACTACATCCTTTCCTAAACCCGTACTGGAATTTATACAAAACATTGAActtattcaaaaaaatttattaatcTCTTCACCAATAGTCTTTCAAAGATTTTATTTATTACAGACAGTGTAGAAATAGGACGATAGTTGCAAGGGTCAGACTCATCCCCAGATTTAAAAACAGGCACTACTCTTGCAACTTTTAAACAATCTGGGTACCTTCCTTGGCTCAGTATTCTGTTGAAAAGCTctgtaaaaatgtttgaaaatgcattcgaattttgcttgataATACTTGCTGGTAGATTATCAGGTCCACAGCTTTTTTTGGTATCTAGATCGTTTATTACAGAAGAAACCTCAGCTAAATCAGTGGGTTTAAGATAAATTGTTTGCTCCAGACGGCTTACAGTTGCCAATGGATTGAGattatttttcggaatttttccagCGAGATTCCCGCCAATGCTTGAGAAGAACTGATTGAATATTTCACTGATTTCAGAGCTATTTGATGTTTTGCTACCATTATTTTGTAGTTCAATCTTAACATCCCGTTTGGTTCTCCCCATTATTTCGTTTAAATTTTTCCATACTTTAGCACTACAGGTGTCGtcaaacaattttttgaaatattcgtTTTTACACCTCTTTTTAACAGCATCAAGTTTTTTTGTTACATGGTTCAGCATTTCTCTCAAATGATTATTGTTCGGAttcctttttacttttttcaagTATTTGTTTTTGAGTTTAATCCATTGCCACGTATAATAATCAAGCCAAggacattttttggtttttaaattCACTCGTTCATTTTTAGAAGTGGTACAAAGATTTGAAATATTATTATAAGCCGTTGTTATGGACACAATCGACTCGTTTACATCTTCAGTACAAGTGAAGGTATTCAAAAACTGTGTAAATAATTGGTTTAACCTATGCTTgtcaacaatttttttgcttaaAATAACATGTTCCTTTggattaacaattttaaaagAAGAAACAACTATTAAGTGATCACTCACATCCGTATAAATTGTATCATTTTTTATATAAGTAAGATCTTCTTTTCGTCCAATaaagtggtccaaaatatttccACTGACAGGGCGAGTAGCAAACGTATTTGAGCAAAAATAGTCATACGAGTTCAGTAAGTTTTCATAACGACGAACAGTGCTGTTACCAGCTAAGTTAAATGGAATATTCATATCTCCAACGATAAAGCGTGGACATGACGTGTGCGTTGACAATAAGCTTTCCATCTCAtcttgaaaataattaaaatcgaaTGATGGCGGTCTGTATACGCCTATAACATCATACAGCAacccatttatttttatttcaatttgaatcATGTGCATGCCCTCAATGAGAATATTTTTCTTCACATTGTAGCTTAATTCATTCTTCACATACACCGCCAAACCACCAGACGACGTGTCACGACAAGAGAAGATTGAGTTGTAATTTGGTATTTGATACAAAGGACAATTTTCAGCTTTCAACCACGTCTCACCAATTACCAATATGTCAATAGGAACTTTTATGCTGTCCAGGAATAAAGGAATATTGTCAAACTTCTGCAAATTATTCATTCCCCTTACGTTCCATTGTGCTatacgaaggaaattttttccGTCATCAGAATGATTTAGATTGAACTCATCAACATTCTCGTGGTATGAATTTATTCTACTAGTCATTTATTATACAATTGACACGGTTTTATATCACGGACAAACGAAAAGAGCttaatagtttgtgttgttaTTATTGCGCTTTCTCTTAGGAGAGGGAGTTTGCTTTAGAGGAGATTTTTTAGTATAGCGATTAACTAGCTCATCTAAATCACTTCTAGTTTTTATTACTTCCGGCGTcgagttttcgtttttcttgacTAGTACATTGCCCCCCCTGCTAcaccaaacatattttatttctaACTTATCTTGGTGGCCTCTCATTTCGCTCAGAAGTTCCAACGATAGTGGGGTCAATTCATCGCGTATAGTGATGGTTGTTGATTTTCCATCTATTGTCAAGCTAGGATCGATTTGTGACGAAAGCAGTTTACCAACTTCCCTTTTCTTGCTAAAAACAATTTCCTTACTGCCTTCATTGGCAAACACTGCGCGAATGGGTATAAGCGAGTTTTTCGGTTTGTTTCTAGCATTTAGTCTAGTAGCTGAAACCAGCATGTCGGAGTTATTGGTTACGCCATggcaagaaaaaactttttcaacaaTCTCTTGAGTATTTTCCCCAGGGATAAACGGGACCCCGAGTACTATTGCATTGTTACAGTTTTTTTCACGGTTACCTCTATCTACCTGATGTTCTAAATTGTGGACTGTTTTAGACAAAGTTAGttggtttgttttcaatttatcaacttccttttttaaaaattcattttcctttttcatttctTGAAAGTCCCCTACAATGCCATCAAACTTAGCTGACAGAAAATCTTGAGATTTCTCTATTGCTGTTGTAATTTGCTTTACCTCTCCCCTAAAGTTTTGCATTTCTTGGGATACGGCACAAGCCACCGCTCCCTTTAGCTCAACTGCAAGTGATTCAACAATCGAAGTCTTGAGATTCTGCATCTCCATAATGCGTTGGTATATACTCGCACAGTTATGGGAGCAAAAGTACGGTTTTTCCTTCATGCGTCGCGCAGCATTCCCGGTGATGTTACGGCACTTAAGATGTGCCTCAGTGAAGCAATACATGCAAATTATCAATTTAGAAGAATCCTTTTCTGGTTTGTTGCATTCAACGCAAATTGAACattcattttccatgtttacctGTTTAAAGCAACAATGAAAATCAAATCAGCTGCTGCAGCGCAAGTCAGTTTATAAGATAGTAATCGAAAATAACATACAAGAAGCGATAGCTTTTACTCACACACACCCGTCTAAGTATTCACTTTAATAGTACAGAATAGTCAGCAAGATAAAGTTATTATGCTAATGGAAAACGAAAAAGTGTTATTACTTATATGCTGGAATGGAAGATAGAGTAGACGATTTGCAATACTAACTTGCTGTGATTGGAGTTGTTAAAGATTTTTTGATTATGATATTTAACGCatttattttgtttgagtttttgcATTGCATCCGTTCGCTCAAATTTGACTAAACTGGCTACTCAACCTGGACTACCTATCCTTGCACACAACATCGCACGCAAGGAGCTTTCGCCCCTGTTGTAGTCGACAGAAATCACACAGTGTTACAGCAGCACGAAGCAACGGCTTGATTGCGCACGACGCCAATTCACTGTTTCAATTAATCTATTTACTCAGTGGGATTTAAAACAACATGCATTTGCATTTATTATCGCATCAACAAAACCACAAGACTACTAGAAGGGCTACTTCAGCACCCATACACCAAGTCGAACCAACGGCTTGATTGTGTACGACGCTTCGTTCACTCTTTTTTCGCTAAATCTCACGATTCACTGTGTGCTGAAACAGAGCTACTTCAGCACCAATACACCGAGCCGAACCAACGGCTAGATTTGTGCAAGACGCTTCTTCACTCAATTTCCGCTTAATCTGTCGAcacaaataaatatttgaacgaTGATTTTGATCCACACTAGATAAGTAGAAAAAACTATATGTGTGCCACTATTTGAACCTAGCGGCAGTGCATCATACTCAACGGTATTTATATTCACGAAGTTTGTTTACGATGAGAAATTTAGAGCagcaaaacaacaacagcaataaCAGCAATCAGCGGTCTTATTCAGCAATAAAACAATACGCTACTATGTCTTCCTCCGATACTATTTCATACACCAAGCAATTTAATCACTTTATCGAATTTTCCCAACACAATATCCGTATCTCTGATTTATAGCAGCAAAACAATTTAACTGATTTCTTAAATATGAATTTATACAATATTTTTTACGCAATATACACTccttaaattcaatttaaaaaccGGCAAGAAAAGGAAACGACTACACCGATGCAATGCCAAACTTCAAAAAAAGATTTTGTTGGTTACTTCTAAAGTTACAGCTGTTTGTATCAAACGTGTCCTGAGTGCATAAAAACTTTGTTTTTATCGAAATCGAATTTCTAACTTCGGTACGCTATTATTTCACAAACCGCTCACTGCTATTTTTTATAAAGCGGATAAAATTATCTTTTTCCGACCTGTCGTTTTAGCATCGGTATtccattttttgaatttttagaggcgctgaaagacaatttttttttattaaaaactgaCTTATGTCTGAATGTGCACCATTTTGGAATGCGCttgaattttcgaaaaaagggTAGGTTAAACAGAAAGTAACTTAGTTTAGGAATTTTCCATGACGGGTAAGCTACCAAGCACCAGTCAATGGTGCCGCAATGTTTTATATAATCCATTTCAAGGAGCCGGATAGCGTTTAGAAGTTACAGATTACAGGTTCCACACATTCAGAGCTTTGCCTTTGACATTTACGTACTTTtttaaaattgataaattttgcatccggacaatttcggacttccggaccggaaccggaacagagctaaatcgagccggaacgaaatcggacaTAAAAAGTTCGTTCCagttttttaccggaccggaacccggacttcaattttcgttccgatgtcgaacactaatgACCATGTCGGGagtgatgtcaaaaatgtccagaTCAACAGCACCATCGGGGACACCTGAGGTAGCTATTTCAGTGCTGAAAAGTCGCTTTTAACCATTGCAAGTAAGTTTTAGGTTTAGTCTAATCATTTGGGTCACAAGACCTGTTGATATTTTgtgaacaaataaataaatttgactTCAACTCGAAAATAAATGCATATTTTGGACTTAAACAAAGCCGTGGACGCATTCTTGGCCATGCAACGACCACTGGTTGGCATCCATCCTTCCAGTAGGCGCATAACATGGTAGAATCAAATTTCAAGATTGTATACGGACGTTTTCCTAGCAACGTTATTTAAGCCGGATTAGATTACCACTGTTTGGGGTCCGGTTAAGCCGTAGAAAAACAGCAGACGACGAGAGGAGACGCTAGGCCTCCTTCGGTGAATGATGAAATGTCAGCTTTATCATATAATGTAAACGTGTCAGCTTTATCATATAAATAAATGTGTTTTCATGTCAACGTTTGCTGCGATCATGATTGAAGACTTGCCTTCAAGTTGGAAAATCCTGAAGAAAATGTATCGGCGATTTACATCTTTTACCATTTTACTATTTATCAATCGATTTTTCCACTTTTGAGCTTTTAAAAGATAGTAAAAATTACGTTTCGATCCCCAGAAAACAACCAGgattttttttgtacagattaaaaacatttttttctctccaatCATATAGAATATTACAGATGCCGCGTACGGTTGGGTTCGACTTAGATCTTACATTATAATGCAATTTATGCTTCAATTCTAGACTGACCGACCAGTTTCCTTGTTTCACTTCTGTGACGATTCGTACGATCCAGCAGATTTGTTGTCCGAATAGTTTgtgtaaaaaatagaaaagcgaCCAGAAAGTTTCAGAACTGCAGCTGGAGACACAACAACAGACACATATGTAATGCAGGGGTGAAGTTGAGATCCGATAGATGCTAGGCGCTAGCGAAAGTAGTAGTAATAGTTAGGGCGCGTGGGGCCTGCTTCTACTAATTGGCACGCCTCTTAATCGAGACCTTGCCACGGCTCAGCTGGCTGGTAAAGAAGCGCACCTTCTGCCCGTCGGCCGTCTTCTTCACCCAGATGGCCTCGCTACCGATGGCGCTGATGCTGGCGGCGAAGCGCGGAATGTCCTTTCCCTCGACATAGACCGCTTGACCGCGGTGGAACCAACGCCGCTCGTACAGAAGCTTACCATCTTCGATTCTGGTTTCCACCAGTGGTTGTTGGCCTCCTAACGGCtgaggctgctgctgctgttgttgttggttgAGGCTGCTGTTTGCAGTTGATTGACTGTTATTAACGGATGGTGGATGCACcatttgctgctgttgctgtgctGGTGGCATCGGTTGATGATTCTGGTTTTGGACTTGATTCGATACCGAATTGTTGGACAATGGTGCAATTGATTGGTTCGGAATAATCGGCTGTGATGGCGCCATCGGCACTGAAGAATACATAGAAATACTGACATCATTTGTGTGGGAGGTTCCTCCCGAAGAATTGTTCATTTGATAACTGTTGGCTGAAGGATGGTTCGATATACCGGCCAGTGTTGAGACACCGACACCCATTTGATTGCCATTGCCAGCAATGGAAAGACTATTCGAATGAGGACGTATCGATTGAACTGCTTTTCCACGACTGATCAGCTTCAAATCGTTTTCCACCTCTTTCTCGTCCAACAA contains these protein-coding regions:
- the LOC128742263 gene encoding sin3 histone deacetylase corepressor complex component SDS3, whose amino-acid sequence is MSSSFGHMNNSHGSAASGGAVVHQNNQHDYDETDGDGDQLEQDLFDEVPLLEEDNIDDSEEDTEEASETEMGSSNHRNIDEPIEIKEQMYQDKLASLKKQLEELRSGTHPEYLRRVKKLEHQFNERIRLNDIYREYLISCVERDYILEKNAAVKEYEEKKVDLRENLMTDFEDRRKMIENERATMELTGDSIDLKPTVTRKLRRRPNEPLPVPEKRRKPTSGQLVLLLDEKEVENDLKLISRGKAVQSIRPHSNSLSIAGNGNQMGVGVSTLAGISNHPSANSYQMNNSSGGTSHTNDVSISMYSSVPMAPSQPIIPNQSIAPLSNNSVSNQVQNQNHQPMPPAQQQQQMVHPPSVNNSQSTANSSLNQQQQQQQPQPLGGQQPLVETRIEDGKLLYERRWFHRGQAVYVEGKDIPRFAASISAIGSEAIWVKKTADGQKVRFFTSQLSRGKVSIKRRAN